The nucleotide window AAACTTGACGGCATTGCGAATCAGGTTGATCAAAATCTGCTCCAGACGCAACACATCTCCCAGCAGGACCTGATTGAACGCGAGCGGTGCCAGAATGACCAGTTCGATTCCCCGGTCAGCCACCTGTTTGCTGAACAGATCTGCCATGCGATCCAGAAGCTGGTGCAAATCGAATGGCACCGGATCCAGTTCCATCCGTCCGGCATCGATCTTGGAAAAATCAAGAATATCATTGATCACACCCATCAAGGTGCGCGAGGCATTCTCGATTTTTTCCAGATATCCCCGCACCTTGACGGACAGATCCGACTTCAGGGCCAGATCGGTAAACCCCAGGATTGCATTCATCGGGGTGCGGAATTCATGACTCATGTTGGCGATGAATTCGCTTTTTGAGCGGTTGGCCGATTCGGCCACCGCCAGGGTCTCTTCCAACGATTTCAACAGTTGCTTGCGGTCGGTGATATCCTGCAAGAATGCGGTAAACTGGGGTTTCCCGTTTTGCATCACCCCGGTCAGGGAGACCTGAAGGTCAATGATTTTGCCATCGGCGCGTTGCCCATGAATTTCAAAGCGCCGCCGCAGTTCAGCCGGGTTGCGTCCCGATTCGACCCAACCGGCCAGGCCGGAGAGGTGCCGATGCCGCACGGATTCAGGGATGATGAAATCAATCACGTTCCGATTGAGTATGGTCTCCTTTGCATAACCGAACAAAATTTCGGCTGCCGGATTGTAATCCAGCACCAGACCATTTTCGTCCAGGGTAATGATGGCATCGAGGGCATGGGTCAACACCGACCGGTGACGTTCCAGCAGGGCACCCAGATCCCGATGCCGTTCAATCGTCTCGATATTCTGATAGACCCGACACAGCAACTCTTCCGGTTGAAAAGGTTTGACCAGAAAATCGTTGGCACCGGCCTTGATGAACTGCACGGCCAGTTCCCGATCCCCGATGGAGGAGAGGCCAATGGCTGCCAACTCATCCCGCGAAAATCGGGTTCGCAATTTTTTCATCAACCGGATCCCATCCATCCGGGGCATCTGATAATCCGTCACCACAAGATGAATCGGTTGCTGCTCAATGACCTCCATGGCCAGCAAACCATCTGCCGCTTCCAGGACGTTGAATCCGTAACGTGCCAGAAAACTGCCCACAGCCCGTCGGACACTGCGTGAATCATCCACAATCAAAATATTGATGTTTTTGTTTTTAAGAATGCGATCCACGGCGTGGATCACCGAATCAATGACGCCGACATTGTCCTTGACAAAATAGTCCAGGATTCCCTTTTCCAGCATGCGATCCTGAAACTCCTTCTTGAAGGTACCGGTCAGGACAATGCCGGGAATTTTTTGCTGCAAAATATAATCAACAATCTCTCCATCCGGGGCATCCGGCAGATTGAGATCCAGGATGGCCAAAAAAAAACGGTGCGGGTCGGCATGCAGACAAGCGCGGGTTTCCCGGAAACTTCGAGCCAGGACAACGTCCAGGGAGAGGGATTCCGCAATCCGTTTTTGCAACAGGGCAGCAAAGCTGGGGGAGTCTTCAACGATCAGTATGGTATTCATGGATACTCTTGGAAGGCAAGCCCGAACCGAACATTATTTTTTCAAAAATTGCTTTAAAAACAAGTTGCTTATATAAATTATACCTGGCTGAAAAATTAACCTGTTCATTGGATTCTACAGGGTTCAGAATCCGAAAGTCTCGTTAACACAGTTCCAAGGGGGAAATCAATGTCCAGATTGAAAATAAGTCACAAGCTCATGTTGGGATTTTTCTCAGTCTTGCTGGTATTTGGTATCGGTTTTGGTGTTATTTATCAGAGTCTTTCCGGTATCGAAAGGCGTGCTGTGGATTTGCGTGATCAACGTCTGCCCATGGCCCTGATGGCCGATGACATGGTCCTGGCTACCTCCGAGGTGCAACAATTTCTGACCGATGTTTCCGCCACTCACAACAAAGACGGGTTCGGAGACGCACAAAAGTCCGCCGAAAGATTTCATTCTGGAATCAATAAATTCAGAGAAATGTCCAAAAGCGGTGATTCGGGTGACCTGATCCGCAACCTGGATGAAGCGGAAAAGGCTTTCGTTGCCTTTCACCAGACCGGTGAAAAAATGGCGTCAGTCTACGTCAAGGACGGCGTTGAGGCTGGGAATGTCATCATGGCATCCTTTGATGATACTTCGAAGAAAATCATGGGCAGTGTCAGCACCTTGCGTAAAACCCAGACCGATCTGGCAAAAACGCGCCTGGAAAATCTGCTCAAGGAAGTTCATGACATTGAAAATGTCATGTTGTTGGCGATCCTCCTGGGGGTGGGCATCGGGGCGGGGATAGCGATTGTACTGACCCGCCAGATAGCCAGTGGCATCAACCAGGGTGTCTCGATTGCCACCTCTCTGGCAGAGGGCGACCTGAGCCTGAATATTCGGGTTGACTCTCAGGATGAAATCGGCGCCATGCTGACCGCCAACCGCGATATGGTCGAGAAATTCAGCCATGTGGTCGGTCAGGTTCGCGAAGCTGGTGACAGTGTGGCCCTTTCCAGCCAGGAAATCAGCTCGACTTCATCACATCTGGCGGATCAGGCCACCCAGCAGGCTGCCGCCATCGAGCAAACCTCGGCAGCCATGGAGCAGATGATCTCCAATATTGAACAAAATGCCGAAAATACCAAAACGACCGAAAAAATCGCCAATTCCGCTGCAAAAGAAGCTGCCGAAGGTGGCGAAGCCGTTACCAAGGCCGTTTCTGCCATGCGGGAAATTGCCGGAAAAATTACCATCATTGAAGAAATTTCCCGCCAAACCAATCTGTTGGCCTTGAATGCCGCCATCGAGGCCGCCCGGGCCGGTGAACACGGCAAGGGGTTTGCCGTCGTGGCCGCCGAGGTCCGCAAACTGGCCGAACGCAGCCAGACCGCCGCCGGAGAAATTGGCCATCTCTCTGCAACCAGTGTCGAGGTGGCCGAGCAGGCCGGCAACATCATCAATCGTGTGGTGCCGGATATTCGTAAAACATCCGAGTTGATCCAGGAAATTGCCACAGCCACCCAGGAGCAGTTCCAGGGTGCCGAACAAATCAACCAAGCCGTCCAGCAGTTGGATCATGCCATCCAAAGCAACGCCGGTGCCGCCGAAGAAATGTCTGCCTCCTGCGAGGAACTCGATCAATTGGCCAGATCGCTCCAGGATGCCGTTGCCTTTTTCCGTCTGAATGGCCAACAAGCCCGGCCATCCTCGTCCGGCATGGCACGGAAAGCTTCCACACCTTCGCCAACAACGCGACCCAAAGCCACGAAGCCTTTGCCCGCAACAAAACCTGCCCCGAAATCATCCCAAAAATCGGTCCTCGCCCTGCCGCCACCTTCCAAAAAACACTCCCAAAAAAAAGCGGATAAACAAGTCGAAACAAAAAATACCGATTTCGGCTATGCCATCGTCAAACATCGGGCCTGGAAACAAAAAATGCGGGATTTCCTGGATGGCAAGGAAAAACTGACCCTGGGACAAATGGTCTCCCACAAAGAGTGCGACCTCGGCAAATGGATGTACAGCGAAGGTCTGAAAAAATATGGTCACTTTCCGGAAATGGTGGAGATGGAAAAAATTCACGCCGAACTGCACACCACCATCAAGGAGATTGTCCGCCTGAAAGAAGCTGGTGAAGTCATGGCCGCTGAAAGAGAATTCAAAAAAGTCGAACCCATCAGCGAACAAGTGGTCGAATACCTGCTGGCCATCGACGCCAAGGTGTGACAATCATCCACCAGGGATGTGCGCTAATTTTTCTGTTTTCAGGTGTCGTTCCTTATCCGAGAGGGAGGGATGCGTGCATCCCTCCCTTTTTTTTATTGGTGCGCCCGGCATGGCCACTGACTTTTGGGTAAGAATCTCCTACAGACCCGGCAAGGGGAACTGTTAGCTGGACACCTTGACTGCCTTTTTTAAGTCAGTCAGGGCATAAAGCTCCTTCATCTTTGCTCGGCCATTCATTTTCCCCCAATAAAAATATCATGATAGCGGATTGCAGTTAGTCGCCCTCTTCAAGTACTGCCAGTATGCGGTACCGGTAAGAGTTGCCGTTACAACCCCAAAAATAAAGACAATCAAATAGGCAGTAGTAACTGTGGAAAAAATCATGCCAAACATTCCAAGAAATACCGCCATCTCGAGGGCAACACAGACAGTTTACAAAGTTTTTCTGCCCCAGGAGGTATCGTGGCCTTCTTCGGGTCGTTATCGCGCCGGAACGGGCGGAATCGGAAAGGGTTTCCCGGCATGAATGGAATCGGCAAGAGTGTCGATCACCTGGGCATACATGGGCTTTTTCATGTCCCGCAACAGGGTTGCATATTCGCGCAACCACTGGACGCCTTGAATGCCAGCTGGGTCGATATCACGTTCGATTTCAAGACCCTGACGATAGTGGAATTCAGCCTTGGCAAGACGACCGACATTTTGATAGTACTGTCCCAGGCGCACATGATGACTGGCCACCTGATGATTGTTCTTGCCATAATATTTTTTGGCAACTGCCAGGCTTCGGCGAAAATATAGCTCGGCTTCCTGATAGCTTTTTTTTTGCTGACTGAGTTCAGCCAGGGGGGTGATGACCGTGTTGACGCGAACATGTTCCGGGCCATAGACCCGTTCAGTGAAAGAAAGGGCCTGGAGTAGATATTTTTCGCTTTCTCCCATCTGCTTTTTTTTCAGGTATAAAACACCCAGATTTTGCAAGACCGTTCCCAGAAGGGGATGATCCTGGCCGCCGCGGTGGTGACAAAGGCGC belongs to Magnetococcales bacterium and includes:
- a CDS encoding CZB domain-containing protein; amino-acid sequence: MSRLKISHKLMLGFFSVLLVFGIGFGVIYQSLSGIERRAVDLRDQRLPMALMADDMVLATSEVQQFLTDVSATHNKDGFGDAQKSAERFHSGINKFREMSKSGDSGDLIRNLDEAEKAFVAFHQTGEKMASVYVKDGVEAGNVIMASFDDTSKKIMGSVSTLRKTQTDLAKTRLENLLKEVHDIENVMLLAILLGVGIGAGIAIVLTRQIASGINQGVSIATSLAEGDLSLNIRVDSQDEIGAMLTANRDMVEKFSHVVGQVREAGDSVALSSQEISSTSSHLADQATQQAAAIEQTSAAMEQMISNIEQNAENTKTTEKIANSAAKEAAEGGEAVTKAVSAMREIAGKITIIEEISRQTNLLALNAAIEAARAGEHGKGFAVVAAEVRKLAERSQTAAGEIGHLSATSVEVAEQAGNIINRVVPDIRKTSELIQEIATATQEQFQGAEQINQAVQQLDHAIQSNAGAAEEMSASCEELDQLARSLQDAVAFFRLNGQQARPSSSGMARKASTPSPTTRPKATKPLPATKPAPKSSQKSVLALPPPSKKHSQKKADKQVETKNTDFGYAIVKHRAWKQKMRDFLDGKEKLTLGQMVSHKECDLGKWMYSEGLKKYGHFPEMVEMEKIHAELHTTIKEIVRLKEAGEVMAAEREFKKVEPISEQVVEYLLAIDAKV